The proteins below are encoded in one region of Casimicrobium huifangae:
- the rpsF gene encoding 30S ribosomal protein S6, which yields MRHYEIVFIVHPDQSEQVPTMVERYRSLVTGKTGKIHRLEDWGRRQLAYPINKIYKAHYVCMNIECDRDTLVELETAFKFNDAVLRHLTVQKDGAEVAPSPMMAGEKAKNLNTADAAEAATAA from the coding sequence ATGCGTCATTACGAGATCGTCTTTATCGTCCATCCGGACCAAAGCGAGCAAGTGCCCACGATGGTCGAGCGTTATCGCTCCCTGGTGACCGGCAAGACCGGCAAGATCCATCGTCTTGAAGATTGGGGCCGCCGCCAGCTGGCTTATCCGATCAACAAGATCTACAAGGCGCACTACGTGTGCATGAACATCGAGTGCGATCGCGACACGCTGGTCGAGCTCGAAACCGCGTTCAAATTCAACGACGCCGTGCTGCGCCACCTGACGGTGCAGAAAGATGGCGCCGAAGTGGCTCCGTCGCCGATGATGGCTGGCGAAAAGGCCAAGAACCTCAACACCGCTGACGCTGCCGAAGCAGCGACGGCAGCCTAA
- the rpsR gene encoding 30S ribosomal protein S18, with product MAFGKPKFGQRPKRDRQPSLFKRKKFCRFTAAGVKEIDYKDIDTLKDFIQENGKIMPGRVTGTKARYQRQLTTAIKRARFLALLPYCDLHE from the coding sequence ATGGCATTCGGCAAACCCAAGTTCGGCCAGCGCCCCAAGCGCGATCGTCAACCGAGCCTCTTCAAGCGCAAGAAGTTCTGCCGCTTCACGGCAGCTGGCGTAAAAGAGATCGATTACAAAGACATCGACACGCTGAAGGATTTCATCCAGGAAAACGGCAAGATCATGCCGGGCCGCGTGACGGGCACCAAGGCCCGCTACCAGCGCCAGCTCACCACCGCAATCAAGCGCGCCCGCTTCCTGGCGCTGCTGCCGTATTGCGATCTGCACGAGTAA
- the rplI gene encoding 50S ribosomal protein L9: MQIILLEKVLNVGLLGDIVKVKDGYARNFLIPQGKAKRATEKNIADLAARRADLEKVAAEKLAVQTALGEKLNGVELKMTQKAGVDGRLFGSVTNVDVAEALRAQGYEVTKSMVLMPSGPIKTIGETAVKLQLHTDVTSEIKVIVIAEKE; encoded by the coding sequence ATGCAAATCATCCTTCTTGAAAAAGTATTGAACGTCGGCCTGCTCGGCGACATCGTCAAGGTCAAGGACGGCTATGCCCGCAACTTCCTGATCCCGCAAGGCAAGGCCAAGCGCGCGACCGAGAAGAACATCGCCGACCTCGCTGCCCGTCGTGCTGACCTCGAAAAGGTCGCCGCCGAGAAGCTCGCCGTGCAAACTGCACTGGGCGAAAAGCTCAACGGCGTCGAGCTCAAGATGACGCAGAAAGCCGGCGTTGACGGCCGTCTGTTCGGCTCGGTCACCAACGTTGACGTCGCCGAAGCGCTGCGCGCCCAGGGCTACGAGGTCACCAAGTCGATGGTGTTGATGCCATCCGGCCCGATCAAGACCATCGGCGAAACCGCCGTCAAGCTGCAGTTGCACACCGATGTGACGAGCGAGATCAAGGTCATCGTGATCGCCGAAAAAGAGTAA
- a CDS encoding alpha/beta fold hydrolase, whose protein sequence is MKPSLHLTFFHANGYPSGVYRQFFAALERHAHVHAPSVLDSAPDCAAHRRWPTMLDQALGLTQPRAGSRHVLVGHSMGGYLALQAAARHPEAVAAVVLIDSPIPTGWRGKLLSFSQLTGLAYRAGPAPIAARRRDQWPSRAAAREFFAGKAFVQRWAPGVLDDFVAHALVTAANGGVTLRVPRDTERDIYAYVVHRPAFHALQRLRRKGIAVHYIAGTQSEETRMAGYAENERLFAPRFHALPTGHLIPMEAPVDCAALVLKLATAG, encoded by the coding sequence TTGAAGCCTTCCCTGCACCTCACGTTCTTTCACGCCAACGGTTACCCGTCAGGCGTCTATCGCCAGTTCTTTGCGGCATTGGAGCGTCATGCACACGTCCACGCGCCTTCCGTGCTCGATAGCGCACCGGACTGTGCCGCGCATCGGCGCTGGCCGACAATGCTGGATCAGGCTCTCGGGCTGACACAGCCACGCGCGGGCAGCCGCCATGTGCTGGTCGGGCACTCGATGGGTGGCTACCTTGCCTTGCAGGCGGCGGCACGGCACCCGGAGGCGGTCGCGGCCGTGGTGTTGATTGATTCGCCAATTCCGACCGGCTGGCGTGGCAAGCTGCTCAGCTTTTCCCAGCTCACCGGGCTCGCCTATCGTGCGGGACCCGCTCCCATCGCCGCCCGTCGGCGCGACCAGTGGCCGAGCCGCGCAGCGGCCCGCGAGTTCTTCGCTGGCAAGGCGTTCGTACAGCGCTGGGCGCCGGGTGTGCTCGACGATTTCGTTGCGCACGCCCTTGTCACCGCCGCCAATGGCGGCGTCACATTGCGCGTGCCGCGTGACACTGAACGCGACATCTATGCCTACGTCGTGCATCGCCCGGCGTTCCATGCACTGCAACGTCTCCGCCGCAAGGGGATTGCCGTGCACTACATCGCCGGAACCCAGTCGGAAGAAACGCGCATGGCGGGCTACGCAGAAAACGAGCGGCTATTCGCGCCGCGCTTCCACGCCTTGCCGACCGGTCATCTGATACCGATGGAAGCACCGGTCGATTGCGCCGCGCTGGTGCTCAAACTGGCGACTGCTGGCTGA